One stretch of Natrinema salaciae DNA includes these proteins:
- the map gene encoding type II methionyl aminopeptidase: protein MAESEVDLESEQYEKHREAGAILAQVREETAERVEVGASHLEVAEWAEDRIRELGGRPAFPVNISVDEEAAHATPSIDDETTFGEEMINLDIGVHVDGWLADTAITVDLSGNPELAEASEQALEAALDVVEPGVETGEIGAEIEDVIDGYGYNPVVNLTGHGLGHWEQHTSPNIPNRAVSQGTTLEVGDVVAIEPFATDGGGKVSEGASEEIFSLEREGTVRNRQAREALEQISEEFRTLPFATRWLETDRPEMALRRLKRNDIVHGYPVLKEDDGFLVSQKEHTIIVTEDGCEVTTER, encoded by the coding sequence ATGGCCGAATCCGAGGTGGACCTCGAGTCCGAGCAGTACGAGAAACACCGCGAAGCGGGGGCGATCCTCGCGCAGGTGCGCGAAGAGACAGCCGAGCGCGTCGAGGTGGGGGCGAGCCACCTCGAGGTCGCCGAGTGGGCCGAGGATCGTATTCGGGAACTCGGCGGACGACCCGCGTTCCCCGTCAACATCTCCGTCGACGAGGAGGCGGCCCACGCGACGCCGTCGATCGACGACGAGACCACCTTCGGCGAGGAGATGATCAACCTGGACATCGGCGTCCACGTCGACGGCTGGCTGGCCGACACCGCGATCACCGTCGACCTCTCCGGGAACCCCGAACTGGCGGAGGCCTCGGAGCAGGCGCTCGAGGCCGCACTCGACGTCGTCGAGCCCGGCGTCGAAACGGGCGAAATCGGCGCTGAGATCGAGGATGTCATCGACGGCTACGGCTACAACCCCGTGGTCAACCTCACCGGTCACGGGCTGGGCCACTGGGAGCAACACACCAGTCCGAACATCCCGAACCGCGCGGTCTCGCAGGGGACGACCCTCGAGGTCGGCGACGTCGTCGCGATCGAACCGTTCGCCACCGACGGCGGCGGCAAGGTCTCCGAGGGCGCCAGCGAGGAGATCTTCTCGCTCGAGCGCGAGGGAACCGTCCGGAACCGACAGGCTCGCGAGGCGTTAGAACAGATCTCCGAGGAGTTCCGGACGCTACCGTTCGCGACGCGGTGGCTCGAAACCGATCGGCCCGAGATGGCACTGCGTCGGCTCAAGCGCAACGACATCGTCCACGGCTATCCGGTACTCAAGGAGGACGACGGCTTCCTCGTCAGTCAGAAAGAGCACACCATCATCGTCACCGAGGACGGCTGCGAAGTGACGACGGAACGGTAA
- a CDS encoding GNAT family N-acetyltransferase, with translation MDAIDVRVAEADAARDDAFAVRRTVFVEEQGVDEEIEYDEHDETATHFVAYDDDEPIGAARLREYEDGVGKVERVAVLESRRERGVGRALMETLEERAGELGFGTLKLHSQTRAADFYRRLGYERRGDEFEEAGIPHVEMRKSLA, from the coding sequence ATGGACGCAATCGACGTTCGCGTCGCCGAGGCCGACGCAGCGCGCGACGACGCCTTCGCCGTCCGGCGGACGGTATTCGTCGAGGAACAGGGCGTCGACGAGGAGATCGAGTACGACGAGCACGACGAGACCGCGACGCACTTCGTCGCCTACGACGACGACGAACCGATCGGCGCTGCTCGGCTCCGCGAGTACGAGGACGGCGTCGGTAAGGTCGAACGCGTCGCAGTTCTCGAGTCGCGACGCGAGCGCGGCGTGGGTCGTGCGCTGATGGAAACCCTCGAAGAGCGAGCCGGCGAGCTCGGCTTCGGGACGCTGAAACTGCACTCGCAAACGCGGGCCGCCGACTTCTATCGCCGCCTCGGTTACGAGCGACGCGGGGACGAGTTCGAGGAGGCCGGCATTCCCCACGTCGAGATGCGAAAGTCGCTGGCCTGA
- a CDS encoding glutaredoxin family protein: protein MVTLYRLEGCPYCEHVVDRLEELDLDYESVWVEGLHSKRNEVKRVSGQRQVPIIVDDDRGVTMAESKRILDYLESNYA, encoded by the coding sequence ATGGTAACGCTCTACCGTCTGGAGGGGTGCCCGTACTGCGAACACGTCGTCGACCGCCTCGAGGAACTCGACCTCGACTACGAGAGCGTCTGGGTCGAGGGGTTGCATTCGAAACGAAACGAGGTCAAGCGGGTGTCCGGACAGCGACAGGTTCCGATCATCGTCGACGACGATCGGGGCGTGACGATGGCCGAATCCAAGCGGATCCTCGACTACCTCGAGTCGAACTACGCCTGA
- a CDS encoding DUF7509 family protein, which produces MRDRIVDELGDLPRSRFLVYLMGPYEAFDVERALADADPESVPESMDFGTLVGSDYDLDRDEATLDLLLDVRDRLRTTAGVNAFLAIDVDIPLSELDAASQSIAFARASNAVVYIVPAAGDNLGVGIEVGSVLEALFDEETAADHRERVVFAHESGVRSAMIAAVRDRWDARIYSYDDREELCRQVRLFVRDLVRKERTGDLSRLE; this is translated from the coding sequence ATGCGCGACCGCATCGTCGACGAGCTAGGCGACCTCCCTCGCTCTCGATTCCTGGTGTATCTGATGGGGCCGTACGAGGCGTTCGACGTCGAACGCGCCCTCGCGGACGCCGATCCCGAATCGGTTCCCGAATCGATGGACTTCGGAACGCTGGTCGGCTCCGATTACGATCTCGATCGTGACGAGGCGACACTGGACCTGCTGTTGGACGTTCGGGACCGGCTGCGAACGACTGCCGGCGTCAACGCCTTCCTCGCGATCGATGTCGATATTCCTCTCTCGGAGTTGGATGCCGCGTCGCAGAGTATCGCGTTTGCTCGGGCGAGCAACGCCGTCGTCTACATCGTTCCCGCCGCCGGCGACAACCTCGGCGTCGGCATCGAAGTGGGTTCCGTCCTCGAGGCGCTGTTCGACGAGGAGACGGCGGCAGATCACCGCGAACGAGTCGTATTCGCCCACGAGTCGGGTGTTCGAAGCGCGATGATCGCTGCCGTCCGTGACCGCTGGGATGCCCGGATCTACTCGTACGACGACCGCGAGGAACTGTGCCGCCAGGTTCGGTTGTTCGTTCGTGACCTCGTTCGGAAGGAGCGGACCGGCGACCTGTCGCGACTCGAGTAA
- a CDS encoding cupin domain-containing protein, with amino-acid sequence MDYEVVQTEDVPITDLSDVDEVPPDLRIRALDEFFETDALNLKLWYFEPGEEIRYHAHAEQEELYYVLEGEFSLKLGRSGEEEYVDAGPGTFWIAKPEVGHGHRNVGDEEGVVLAIGAPAIEDPGLDPHSLEDDDD; translated from the coding sequence ATGGACTACGAAGTCGTCCAGACCGAGGACGTACCGATCACCGACCTCTCCGACGTCGACGAGGTGCCGCCGGACCTGCGCATCCGCGCGCTCGACGAGTTCTTCGAGACCGACGCGCTCAACCTCAAACTCTGGTACTTCGAACCCGGCGAGGAGATCCGGTATCACGCCCACGCCGAACAGGAGGAGCTGTACTACGTCCTCGAGGGCGAGTTCTCGCTGAAACTCGGCCGCTCGGGGGAGGAAGAGTACGTCGACGCCGGGCCGGGAACGTTCTGGATCGCCAAACCGGAGGTCGGCCACGGCCACCGAAACGTCGGCGACGAGGAGGGGGTCGTGCTCGCGATCGGCGCGCCCGCGATCGAAGACCCCGGGCTCGATCCCCACAGCCTCGAGGACGACGACGACTAG
- a CDS encoding HIT family protein: MDQVFAPWRIEWIRREEKNPDIEDCVFCELPAQADDRENLIVARSEHAFVMLNNYPYNPGHTMVIPRTHTGEYTALDDAVLLDHARLKQRAFDALDAALEPDGFNAGLNLGDGAGGSINDHLHTHVVPRWQGDTNFMPVLSDTSVIVEALEETYERVHEAFASQEGASVPDERSAVSFR; encoded by the coding sequence ATGGACCAGGTGTTCGCACCGTGGCGAATCGAGTGGATCCGACGCGAGGAGAAAAACCCTGATATCGAGGACTGCGTCTTCTGCGAACTGCCAGCACAGGCCGACGATCGGGAGAATCTGATCGTCGCGCGGAGCGAGCACGCGTTCGTCATGCTGAACAACTACCCGTACAACCCCGGTCACACCATGGTAATTCCACGTACTCACACGGGCGAGTACACCGCGCTCGACGACGCCGTCCTGCTCGATCACGCCCGCCTGAAACAGCGCGCGTTCGACGCACTCGACGCTGCCCTCGAGCCGGACGGCTTCAACGCCGGCTTGAACCTCGGTGACGGGGCCGGTGGTTCGATCAACGACCACTTGCACACCCACGTCGTCCCGCGGTGGCAGGGTGATACCAACTTCATGCCCGTTCTCAGTGACACTTCGGTGATCGTCGAGGCGCTCGAAGAAACCTACGAGCGCGTCCACGAAGCGTTCGCTTCTCAGGAGGGGGCGAGCGTCCCCGACGAGCGCAGCGCCGTCTCGTTCCGGTAA
- a CDS encoding DUF7835 family putative zinc beta-ribbon protein encodes MATTDDSFNGMTEHCTECDLETLHEVSVQIRTESLKQENAQFSREPYRVSECQRCGNRSSQRMNNA; translated from the coding sequence ATGGCAACGACTGACGACTCCTTCAACGGGATGACCGAACACTGCACCGAGTGCGACCTAGAAACCCTCCACGAAGTCTCCGTCCAGATCAGAACCGAGAGCCTCAAGCAAGAGAACGCACAGTTCTCCCGCGAACCGTACCGCGTGAGCGAGTGTCAGCGATGTGGTAACCGCTCGAGCCAGCGGATGAACAACGCCTGA
- the icd gene encoding isocitrate dehydrogenase (NADP(+)): MSYDKIEVPDEGEKITLKEGTENELEVPDNPIIPIIYGDGVGSDVGPAAQKVLEAAAEATGRDINWMRLYAGESAREKYDENLPAETVEAIKEHRVAIKGPLTTPVGAGFRSLNVALRKKLDLYANVRPTYHLDGVPSPVSEPEQMDMVTFRENTEDVYAGIEWEAGTDEVEEVKEFVEEDMGFDNTIHDGPVGIGIKPITEFGTKRLVRRAIDYALEHDRDSVTLVHKGNIMKFTEGQFRDWGYEVAEEEYGDEVITEDTLWEEQDGEAPDDVLVVNDRIADNMLQQLLTRTDQYDVIATMNLNGDYMSDAAGAQIGGLGIAPGSNFGDGLLLAEPVHGSAPKYEGQDKVNPTAMILSGRMMLDYIGWDDAADLVRDAVEETISSGKVTYDLERQLDDAEKLATSEYAEEVVANIEKLS, from the coding sequence ATGAGCTACGACAAGATCGAGGTCCCCGACGAGGGGGAGAAGATTACGCTGAAAGAGGGTACCGAGAACGAGCTCGAGGTACCTGACAACCCGATTATCCCGATTATCTACGGCGACGGTGTCGGAAGCGACGTCGGCCCCGCCGCACAGAAGGTTCTGGAGGCCGCCGCCGAGGCGACCGGCCGTGACATCAACTGGATGCGACTCTACGCCGGCGAGTCCGCACGCGAGAAGTACGACGAGAACCTGCCCGCCGAGACCGTCGAGGCGATCAAGGAACACCGCGTCGCGATCAAGGGACCGCTGACGACCCCCGTCGGTGCCGGTTTCCGCTCGCTCAACGTCGCGCTGCGCAAGAAGCTCGACCTCTACGCGAACGTCCGCCCGACGTACCACCTCGACGGCGTCCCGTCGCCCGTCTCCGAGCCGGAGCAGATGGACATGGTCACGTTCCGTGAGAACACGGAAGACGTCTACGCCGGCATCGAGTGGGAGGCAGGCACCGACGAGGTCGAGGAGGTCAAGGAGTTCGTCGAAGAGGACATGGGCTTCGACAACACCATCCACGACGGCCCCGTCGGCATCGGCATCAAGCCGATCACGGAGTTCGGGACGAAGCGACTCGTCCGCCGCGCTATCGACTACGCCCTGGAGCACGACCGCGACTCGGTCACGCTGGTCCACAAGGGCAACATCATGAAGTTCACCGAGGGCCAGTTCCGCGACTGGGGCTACGAGGTCGCCGAAGAGGAGTACGGCGACGAAGTCATCACCGAGGACACCCTCTGGGAGGAGCAGGACGGTGAGGCTCCGGACGACGTCCTCGTCGTCAACGACCGCATCGCCGACAACATGCTCCAGCAGCTGTTGACCCGAACCGACCAGTACGACGTCATCGCGACGATGAACCTGAACGGGGACTACATGTCCGACGCCGCCGGCGCACAGATCGGTGGCCTCGGCATCGCCCCCGGTTCGAACTTCGGCGACGGCCTCCTGCTGGCCGAACCCGTCCACGGCTCCGCGCCCAAGTACGAGGGCCAGGACAAGGTCAACCCGACCGCCATGATCCTCTCGGGCCGCATGATGCTCGATTACATCGGCTGGGACGACGCCGCCGACCTCGTCCGCGACGCCGTCGAGGAGACCATCTCCTCGGGCAAGGTCACCTACGACCTCGAGCGCCAGCTCGACGACGCCGAGAAGCTCGCCACCAGCGAGTACGCAGAGGAAGTCGTCGCCAATATCGAGAAGCTCTCGTAG
- a CDS encoding winged helix-turn-helix domain-containing protein has translation MSESERATRRRGDELLPEHSILSLEEYLAMQRSIGNETRFRVLNALVEEGARSASELRDRLEIESNVLHYHLDELVDVGLVENRKRTEPDSDGLYSYYRATSLGEGILEHGVRELMRREWDALEEYGE, from the coding sequence ATGAGCGAATCCGAGCGCGCAACACGCCGTCGAGGGGACGAATTGCTGCCCGAGCACAGTATCCTCTCGCTCGAGGAGTACCTCGCGATGCAGCGGTCGATCGGTAACGAGACGCGCTTTCGCGTCCTGAACGCGCTCGTCGAGGAGGGCGCACGGAGCGCCAGCGAGTTGCGCGATCGCCTCGAGATCGAGTCGAACGTGCTTCACTACCACCTCGACGAACTCGTCGACGTCGGCCTCGTCGAGAATCGGAAGCGAACGGAACCCGACAGCGACGGACTCTATTCGTACTACCGGGCGACGTCGCTCGGCGAGGGCATCCTGGAACACGGCGTCCGCGAACTGATGCGACGGGAGTGGGACGCGCTCGAGGAGTACGGCGAGTAA